One Deltaproteobacteria bacterium DNA window includes the following coding sequences:
- a CDS encoding cation:proton antiporter produces the protein MLFTFFAISFASQKFRLPSVLLFIVLGVAVSPLFLKSELLHIAAEIGIALLFFILGLEFPLTRIVVISRRIWPSGCLDVALNLGGAMGIALIFGLDMISAFVVGSIAYATSSSISVKMLDEKKRLANPETEFILALLIFEDLVAPLVVSFIAGVNGDEALSAGFVGLLVLKIIALTAGAILMGHFGFKHLNNFIAKYIESDFMPLLAVGVALGYAGLAIALGLSEILGAFMAGVMLSETGRSSEIEHLLLPVRDLTLPFFFFWFGTTIHLGEGLSFIGMLAALVLLAIVGKIITGYIGSRWFGLSPKVSLRAGLSMVHRGEFSAIIASLAPPQLRVFSGVYILTTAFIGVYLFGRAPNIANWYQKRWFPRPPLTPENKSPGPQPS, from the coding sequence ATGCTGTTCACTTTTTTCGCCATCAGCTTTGCCTCGCAAAAATTCAGACTTCCATCGGTCCTCCTCTTTATTGTATTGGGCGTTGCGGTCTCCCCTCTGTTTCTTAAGAGTGAGTTGCTCCATATTGCTGCGGAAATCGGCATTGCCCTCTTGTTTTTCATCCTTGGGCTTGAATTTCCATTAACCCGAATCGTTGTCATTTCCAGGCGAATCTGGCCGTCCGGGTGCCTGGATGTGGCATTGAATCTGGGCGGCGCCATGGGCATCGCCCTCATTTTCGGGCTGGACATGATTTCGGCATTCGTCGTCGGATCGATCGCCTATGCCACCAGTTCATCCATATCTGTCAAGATGCTGGACGAAAAAAAACGGCTGGCCAATCCGGAGACCGAATTCATCCTGGCCCTGCTGATATTCGAAGACCTGGTGGCCCCGCTCGTGGTCTCTTTCATTGCCGGCGTCAACGGAGATGAGGCCCTCTCAGCAGGCTTCGTGGGACTTCTCGTCTTAAAAATCATAGCCCTTACCGCCGGGGCCATCCTCATGGGACATTTCGGATTTAAACACTTAAATAATTTCATAGCCAAATATATCGAGAGCGACTTCATGCCCCTCCTGGCTGTAGGTGTGGCCCTGGGATATGCCGGATTGGCCATTGCCCTGGGACTTTCAGAGATCCTGGGCGCCTTTATGGCGGGCGTTATGCTGTCCGAGACCGGAAGGTCTTCTGAAATCGAACATCTTCTCCTGCCCGTTCGAGACCTCACCCTCCCCTTTTTCTTCTTCTGGTTTGGAACAACCATTCATCTGGGAGAAGGACTCTCTTTTATCGGCATGCTGGCGGCCCTGGTGCTCCTGGCGATTGTCGGCAAGATCATTACCGGCTATATCGGTAGTCGGTGGTTTGGATTAAGTCCGAAGGTCTCCTTGCGGGCGGGGCTTTCAATGGTGCACCGAGGTGAATTTTCAGCCATTATCGCCAGCCTGGCACCGCCTCAGCTACGGGTATTCAGCGGCGTTTATATCCTGACCACGGCCTTCATCGGCGTCTATCTGTT